Genomic window (Sphingomonas sp. S1-29):
CTATCAAGGCTCCGACAGCGAGGGCAAGCCGTTCGTCCTTGACGCCGGTTCGGCGGTGCAGAAAAGCTCGGCCGAGCGCGTCGTCGAGCTGAACCGGCTGGCCGCGGCGTTGGGCATGCGCGACGGCCCGGCGACGCTCAAGGCCGATCGCGGGCGCTACGATATGGAGCAGGAACAGGTGTCGATGGCGGGCCCGATCGAGTTTCGCGCTGCCGATGGCTATGCGCTCGACACCCGCGACGCGACGATCGATCTGAAGACGCGGCAGTTGCGATCGGCGGGACCGGTCAGCGGTACGACGCCGCAGGGCACCTTCAGCGGCGACCGGCTCGAAGCCGATCTCGAAGCGCGGACGGTGAAGATGAGTGGCAATGCCCGCTTGCGGATCGTCCCCGAGCGCGCAAATAGGCGATGATGAAACGCGCGCCCGCCCTGTCCGTCCTGATCGTGCCCGCCCTTATCGTGGCCGCTAGCCTGTGGGCAGCCCCCGCCGCGGCGCAGCGCCACAACACCAACGCGCCGATCGATTTCGCCGCCGAGAATCTCGAGCTGCAGGATCGCGCCAATCGCGCGGTACTGTCGGGCGGGGTGTCCATTCGCCAGGCCGACCTGACGTTGACCGCGGCGCGGGTGACCGTCGCCTATACCGGCCAGGTGATCGGCGGAACGCCGCAGGTTTCGCGGCTCGACGCCTCGGGCGGGGTCACGGTGGTACGCCCGACGCAGCGCGCGCGCGCGCAATATGGCGTGTACGACCTCAACAAGCGCGTCATCACGATGCTGGGCGACGTATCGCTGATCCAGGGCAACAACACGCTGCGCGGCGGACGGCTGTCGATCAACCTCGACACCGGACGCGCGACGCTCGACGGGTCGACCGCGGGTGCGGGCGGCGCCGCGGCACCTGCCGAGAACGGAGTCGAACGGCGGCAGGGCCGGGTGACCGGGCGTTTCACGGTGCCGCAGCGGTAAACGGCGTGTCGAGCATCCTCCCCCGCAAGGGGGAGGTGGCAGCCGCAGGCTGACGGAGGGGGAGGAAGCAGTGAGCGCGGCGGCACCTCCCTCTCCGGCGCTGCGCGCCACCTCCCCCTGGCGGGGGAGGAATATCTGGATCGGGAAGGCCCGGCAGGTCGCGGGAGGACGTGAAGGATGCCCGCCTTGCCGCTCGCGATCTTTGCGATTCGCTGATCGTGCTGCATCAAGCCATGCACGAAGCTTGCCAACCGCTATGCCGATGCGCGAGAAAGGGTCGTCGCACCGAGCGCGCAGGGGATATCGATGGACGATTTGACCACCTTGGAAACGATCGAGCCGGTGGTCGAAGCCCCGGTCGATGCGGGGCTGTCGGTCGTCTCGATCGCCAAGGCCTATGACAAGAAGGTCGTGCTCTCCGACGTTTCGATGAGCGTCGGGCGCGGCGAGGTCGTCGGGCTGCTCGGGCCGAACGGCGCGGGCAAGACCACCAGCTTCTATTCGGTGATGGGGCTGGTGAAGCCCGATGCCGGGCGGATCATGCTCGATGGCGAGGACATCACCGCGCTGCCGATGTACCGCCGCGCGATCCTGGGGCTGGGCTATCTGCCGCAGGAGACCTCGATCTTTCGCGGGCTGACCGTCGAGAAGAATATCCTGGCGGTGCTCGAACTGGCGGTGCCGGACAAGGCCGAGCGGATGGCGCGGCTCGATACGCTGCTCGACGAATTCGGGCTGACCCGGTTGCGCGATTCGCCGGCGATGGCGCTGTCAGGCGGCGAACGGCGGCGCGCCGAGATCGCGCGCGCGCTGGCGGCGAACCCGTCGATCATGCTGCTCGACGAGCCTTTTGCCGGGATCGATCCGATCTCGATCGCCGATATCCGCGATCTGGTGCGCGACCTGAAGCAGCGCGACATCGGCGTGCTGATCACCGACCATAATGTCCGCGAGACGCTCGAGATCGTCGATCGCGCGTATATCATCTACGACGGGCGGGTGTTGTTCGCCGGGTCGCCCGAGGAGCTGGTGGCCGACGCCAATGTGCGGCGGCTGTATCTGGGCGAGGGTTTCTCGCTTTAGCCATGGCCGCGCGGTTCGCCCCGACCCTGCGTCACCCCAGCGAAGGCTGGGGTCTCGTGCCGCAAGCGGGGGCTTCTCTTCGGGGAGACCCCAGCTTTCGCTGGGGTGACGGGCCGGGTGAGGGGGGCTTCATCGCATGAGCCTCGCGCCGCGCCTCGACATTCGCCAGTCGCAATCGCTGGTGATGACGCCGCAGCTCCAGCAGGCGATCAAGCTGCTGGCGCTGTCGAACCTCGAGGTCGAGGGCTTCATCGCCGAGGAGATCGAGCGCAATCCGCTGCTCGAAAGCGCGGGTGGTGAGGATGGCGACGGCGGCGAGCCGATCGTCGCGGTGCCCGTCGGCGGCGATCCCGTACCCGCCGACGAGCTGCCCGCCGGCGGCAGCGACGCCGACCCGGTGTTCGACGGCGAACTCGCGCTCGCCAACGTGACCGACGACAGCGCCGCCGATTCGATCGGCAGCCTCGATGGCGGGCTCGGGCTCAACGGCGCGAGCGGCGGCGGCGGGGTGGGCGAGGACGGGCTCGACTTCGACAGTTTCGCCGGCGGCGAGCTGAGCCTGGCCGATCACCTGATGGCGCAGGCTGGCACCGCGGTGGCGGGCGCCGACCTGTTCATCGCCGCGCATCTGATCGACCAGATCGACGAATGCGGTTATCTCACGGTGTCGCTGCTCGACGTCGCCAACCGGCTCGGCGTCGCATTGGCGCGGGTCGAGGCGGTGCTGGGGGTGATCCAGACCTTCGATCCCACCGGGGTGGGCGCGCGCAACCTGTCCGAATGCCTCGCGCTGCAGGCCAAGGAGGCCGATCGCTACGATCCGTGCATGGCGCGGCTGATCGACAATCTCGACCTGGTCGCGCGCGGGCAGTTGGCGCAGCTCAAGCGGATGTGCGGCGTCGACGACGAGGACATGGCCGACATGATCCGCGAATTGCGCAGCTACGACCCCAAGCCCGGCTGTCGCTATGGCGGCGAACCGTCGCAGGCGGTGGTGCCCGACCTGTTCGTCGCGCGGCGCGGCACCGGCTGGGCGGTCGAGATCAACGCTGCGACGCTGCCGCGCGTGCTGGTCAACCGCGCTTATTATGTCGAACTGTCGGGGGGCAGCCACGACAAGGCGTCGAAGACCTGGCTCGCCGATTGCCTCACCAGCGCCAATTGGCTGGTCAAGGCGCTCGACCAGCGCCAGCGCACGATCATCAAGGTGGCGAGCGAGATCGTGAAGCAGCAGGAGGCGTTCTTCCTCCATGGCGTGGCGCATTTGCGCCCGCTGACGCTAGCGCGCGTCGCCGAGGCGATCGAGATGCACGAATCGACGGTCAGCCGGGTGACGAGCAACAAATATCTCAGCTGCGCGCGCGGCCTGTTCGAGCTCAAATTCTTCTTCACCTCGGCGATCCAGTCGGCCGATGGCGGCGAGGCGGTGTCGGCGCAGGCGGTCAAGGCGGCGATCCGCGCGCTGATCGCGGGCGAGGGGGCAAAGATCCTGTCGGACGACACGCTGGTCGAGCTGCTCAACGCGCGCGGCTTCGACATCGCGCGGCGAACGGTGGCGAAATATCGCGAGGCGCTGGGGATCGGGAGTTCAGTGCAGCGCCGGCGGGCGAAGGCGTTGGAGGGGTAGTACGTCGCGCCTTCACAGGCCCTCACCCTATCGGCGCTTCGCGCCTCTTCCCTCTCCCGCCTGCGGGAGAGGGAGGGAGCGGCGTAGCCGCGGAAGGGTGAGGGCCTTTTTCTTCCCTCCTCCCTGAAAGGGAGGGGTCGGGGGTGGGTGGGGGCCTCGTAGATACGGCTACTCGCGCGGCCGGGGTTGCCGTATCGCGAGCAATCGACCC
Coding sequences:
- the lptB gene encoding LPS export ABC transporter ATP-binding protein, yielding MDDLTTLETIEPVVEAPVDAGLSVVSIAKAYDKKVVLSDVSMSVGRGEVVGLLGPNGAGKTTSFYSVMGLVKPDAGRIMLDGEDITALPMYRRAILGLGYLPQETSIFRGLTVEKNILAVLELAVPDKAERMARLDTLLDEFGLTRLRDSPAMALSGGERRRAEIARALAANPSIMLLDEPFAGIDPISIADIRDLVRDLKQRDIGVLITDHNVRETLEIVDRAYIIYDGRVLFAGSPEELVADANVRRLYLGEGFSL
- the lptC gene encoding LPS export ABC transporter periplasmic protein LptC, producing MSDAARRGRTQRQRWAAPGGSHDSFVKIAQVVLPTGIGILAAFLVMAPLFMGGDVSFVLDKNKVEVAEERMRIQAARYQGSDSEGKPFVLDAGSAVQKSSAERVVELNRLAAALGMRDGPATLKADRGRYDMEQEQVSMAGPIEFRAADGYALDTRDATIDLKTRQLRSAGPVSGTTPQGTFSGDRLEADLEARTVKMSGNARLRIVPERANRR
- the rpoN gene encoding RNA polymerase factor sigma-54, whose translation is MSLAPRLDIRQSQSLVMTPQLQQAIKLLALSNLEVEGFIAEEIERNPLLESAGGEDGDGGEPIVAVPVGGDPVPADELPAGGSDADPVFDGELALANVTDDSAADSIGSLDGGLGLNGASGGGGVGEDGLDFDSFAGGELSLADHLMAQAGTAVAGADLFIAAHLIDQIDECGYLTVSLLDVANRLGVALARVEAVLGVIQTFDPTGVGARNLSECLALQAKEADRYDPCMARLIDNLDLVARGQLAQLKRMCGVDDEDMADMIRELRSYDPKPGCRYGGEPSQAVVPDLFVARRGTGWAVEINAATLPRVLVNRAYYVELSGGSHDKASKTWLADCLTSANWLVKALDQRQRTIIKVASEIVKQQEAFFLHGVAHLRPLTLARVAEAIEMHESTVSRVTSNKYLSCARGLFELKFFFTSAIQSADGGEAVSAQAVKAAIRALIAGEGAKILSDDTLVELLNARGFDIARRTVAKYREALGIGSSVQRRRAKALEG
- a CDS encoding LptA/OstA family protein gives rise to the protein MKRAPALSVLIVPALIVAASLWAAPAAAQRHNTNAPIDFAAENLELQDRANRAVLSGGVSIRQADLTLTAARVTVAYTGQVIGGTPQVSRLDASGGVTVVRPTQRARAQYGVYDLNKRVITMLGDVSLIQGNNTLRGGRLSINLDTGRATLDGSTAGAGGAAAPAENGVERRQGRVTGRFTVPQR